Proteins encoded together in one bacterium window:
- a CDS encoding glycosyltransferase: MKYGRVGFFLILLSMHVLCVSSKSLKIVMAEPHFPIMTHTFVVSQFVGMLERGHDVYMYAKPFKEQATDVVLRYGLLERTHNYISREMANADILLAQFGTHGVHMLELKKKDNLPGKLVTCFRGQDISAYEKKNPGMYRGLFQEGDLFLPVCEYFAQRLIELGADPEKIVVLHSGIDVKKFAFKQHVLSETGPIKIVSTSRLSAKKGIEYAIKAVVRLHKIYPNIIYTIIGDGSEKTRLMKLVQQFKASDYISFAGWCEPEQVIEILNQSDIFMLPSITAESGDQEGIPNSLKEAMALGLPVVSTYHSGIPDLIMHGVSGLLAPEKDYGALANHVQFLIEHPEQWEGMTRAARLVIEQKFDAEMASEKLEQILFQLLGKEEV; this comes from the coding sequence ATGAAGTATGGTCGTGTTGGTTTTTTTCTCATTTTATTGAGTATGCATGTTCTGTGCGTATCAAGTAAATCCCTCAAAATTGTTATGGCAGAGCCGCACTTTCCCATCATGACGCATACTTTTGTAGTGAGTCAGTTTGTGGGCATGTTAGAGCGAGGGCATGATGTTTATATGTATGCTAAGCCATTTAAGGAACAGGCTACCGACGTTGTCTTGCGTTATGGCTTGCTTGAACGAACACACAATTATATCTCGCGAGAGATGGCTAATGCCGATATTTTGCTGGCACAGTTTGGTACGCATGGTGTTCATATGCTTGAATTGAAGAAAAAAGATAACCTGCCAGGCAAGCTGGTAACCTGCTTTCGTGGGCAAGATATTAGTGCTTACGAAAAAAAGAACCCGGGCATGTATCGTGGACTTTTTCAAGAGGGTGATTTGTTTTTGCCGGTTTGTGAGTATTTTGCGCAACGGCTTATTGAGCTTGGCGCCGACCCTGAAAAAATAGTAGTGCTTCATTCTGGCATTGATGTTAAAAAATTTGCATTTAAGCAGCATGTGCTTTCTGAGACGGGGCCAATAAAAATAGTGAGTACCAGTCGCTTGTCGGCAAAAAAAGGCATAGAATATGCTATCAAAGCCGTTGTTCGGTTGCATAAAATATATCCGAATATTATATATACAATTATTGGTGATGGTAGCGAAAAAACCAGATTAATGAAGTTGGTTCAGCAGTTTAAGGCGAGTGACTATATTTCTTTTGCTGGGTGGTGTGAGCCTGAGCAAGTTATTGAAATTTTAAACCAATCAGACATTTTCATGTTGCCGTCTATTACGGCAGAATCTGGCGATCAAGAGGGTATTCCGAACTCTCTTAAAGAAGCGATGGCGCTTGGTTTGCCGGTGGTCAGTACCTATCACAGCGGGATTCCTGACCTTATAATGCATGGTGTTTCGGGTTTGTTGGCTCCTGAAAAAGATTATGGTGCGCTTGCCAATCATGTACAATTTTTAATTGAGCATCCAGAGCAGTGGGAAGGTATGACGCGCGCCGCTCGGTTGGTGATTGAGCAGAAATTTGATGCAGAAATGGCGAGTGAAAAGCTTGAACAAATTTTATTTCAGTTGCTTGGTAAGGAAGAAGTATGA
- a CDS encoding FAD-dependent oxidoreductase, with protein sequence MPKVVILGAGLTGLSTAYHLEKAGFFDYQLFEKQDRAGGLLRSFQQDGFTFDFTGHLLHISDSYFKSFLQTTANLDNFNLVQRRSGIYLHHQITDYPFQINLHGRDASVIYDCLNGFINRHKSLKKPQNFYEWVLKYFGKGFGKHFFFPYQAKILSCDIKKLMPSWTGRFVPKTTLKDIVYGAVKTKTGVGYNSSFYYPKQGGIEFIIKNITPKLSNQPHINHNASIIDLADKKIHFDNGNHTSFEILVTTLPLDQLLTSITNASHTTWNQTSKKLSCAGVLNFNIGFDKEDIADKHWLYYPEKQYPFYRLGFWNNINPTSVKQGSSAIYGECSYLRGSKTMNQLEQITKNALSKALETLHLTHDNIITQKILNLEHAYVIYDQWREKNLTKLLANLQEHNIYSIGRFGEWKYSSMQEAVLDGKKVAETILAQLGHTHTSTPPSLPILHKPQHHKGHRL encoded by the coding sequence GTGCCAAAGGTTGTTATACTAGGCGCTGGGCTGACAGGTTTGTCGACAGCCTACCATTTGGAAAAGGCAGGTTTTTTTGATTATCAATTGTTTGAAAAACAAGATCGAGCCGGCGGCCTGTTGCGGTCGTTTCAACAAGATGGTTTTACCTTCGATTTCACGGGCCACCTGCTGCACATTAGCGACAGCTATTTTAAAAGCTTTTTGCAGACAACCGCCAATCTTGATAACTTCAATTTAGTACAACGCAGATCAGGCATCTACCTGCATCATCAAATCACCGACTACCCTTTCCAAATTAATCTTCACGGTCGCGACGCCAGCGTTATTTATGACTGCCTTAATGGTTTTATTAATCGCCATAAATCACTAAAAAAACCACAAAATTTTTATGAGTGGGTGTTAAAATATTTTGGCAAAGGTTTTGGTAAGCATTTTTTCTTTCCCTATCAAGCAAAAATTCTTTCGTGCGATATTAAAAAATTAATGCCATCATGGACCGGTCGATTTGTTCCAAAAACTACGCTTAAAGATATTGTTTATGGCGCCGTTAAAACCAAAACAGGCGTTGGCTACAACAGCTCATTTTATTATCCAAAACAAGGCGGCATTGAGTTTATTATAAAAAATATTACACCCAAACTTTCAAACCAACCCCACATCAACCATAATGCTTCTATTATCGATTTAGCAGACAAAAAAATTCACTTCGATAACGGTAACCATACATCCTTTGAAATTCTCGTTACCACTTTACCACTTGACCAATTATTGACCAGCATCACCAACGCCTCTCACACAACGTGGAACCAGACCAGCAAAAAACTTTCATGCGCCGGCGTACTCAATTTTAATATTGGATTTGATAAAGAAGATATTGCTGATAAACACTGGCTTTATTATCCAGAAAAACAATATCCTTTTTATCGACTTGGTTTCTGGAATAACATCAACCCAACGTCAGTAAAACAAGGATCTAGTGCGATTTATGGGGAATGTTCATATCTACGAGGCTCAAAAACAATGAACCAACTTGAACAAATAACAAAGAATGCTCTGAGCAAAGCGCTTGAAACATTACATTTAACGCATGACAATATTATCACGCAAAAGATTCTTAATCTTGAACATGCTTACGTTATTTATGATCAATGGCGGGAAAAGAATCTCACTAAGCTTCTTGCCAATTTACAAGAACACAACATTTATTCGATTGGTCGTTTTGGCGAATGGAAATACTCAAGCATGCAAGAAGCGGTTCTTGATGGTAAAAAGGTAGCAGAAACTATTCTGGCACAACTGGGGCATACGCACACAAGCACACCACCATCATTGCCCATACTACACAAACCACAACATCATAAAGGACATCGCCTGTAA
- a CDS encoding NAD-dependent epimerase/dehydratase family protein gives MKQLESLYKNKQVLVTGGAGFIGSHLVEKLVELGARVSVLDNFSTGNLNNLRSVLAHITLIYADVVHLHSVLKATANKDFVFHLAAFVSVAQSVNQSDLCWKINVEGTRNVLEGCYQNNVKTLVFSSSSAVYGNQNSHCHETDTPQPMSPYAKSKYEGEKLCKEYAAKYAFNTTCLRYFNVYGNRQNPQGVYAAVVAQFKNNLLTKKPLTIYGDGTQTRDFINVDEVVQANLRLALLNKSVGEVFNIGSGTSMNLFELIANLEQELKIQKTDIDFKPSRENDIMHSQANCEKYQKLVAGL, from the coding sequence ATGAAGCAACTTGAATCATTATATAAAAATAAACAGGTTTTGGTTACCGGAGGCGCCGGCTTTATAGGCTCGCACTTAGTCGAAAAGCTTGTTGAACTTGGCGCCCGCGTCAGCGTTTTGGATAATTTTTCTACCGGCAACCTTAATAATTTGCGCTCAGTTCTAGCTCACATAACGTTAATTTATGCCGACGTTGTCCATTTGCACAGCGTTCTTAAAGCAACCGCAAATAAAGATTTCGTTTTTCATTTAGCTGCGTTTGTTTCCGTTGCACAATCAGTAAATCAATCAGACTTGTGCTGGAAAATTAACGTTGAAGGAACCAGAAATGTTCTTGAAGGTTGCTATCAAAACAATGTAAAAACGCTCGTCTTCTCTTCAAGTTCTGCCGTTTATGGCAACCAAAACTCTCACTGCCATGAAACAGACACCCCACAACCAATGAGTCCGTACGCCAAAAGCAAGTACGAAGGCGAAAAATTGTGCAAAGAATACGCCGCAAAGTATGCTTTTAATACCACATGTTTGCGCTATTTCAATGTTTATGGCAACCGCCAAAACCCTCAAGGCGTTTATGCTGCCGTTGTCGCTCAATTTAAAAATAATTTACTGACTAAAAAGCCACTAACCATTTACGGCGATGGCACGCAAACGCGCGATTTTATTAATGTTGATGAAGTAGTACAAGCAAACTTACGCCTTGCGCTTTTGAACAAAAGTGTTGGCGAAGTATTTAATATTGGCTCAGGAACAAGTATGAATTTATTTGAGCTCATCGCAAACCTTGAACAAGAGCTCAAAATTCAAAAAACTGATATCGACTTTAAACCCTCGCGTGAAAACGATATTATGCATTCGCAGGCCAATTGCGAAAAATACCAGAAATTGGTTGCGGGCTTGTAG
- the dnaJ gene encoding molecular chaperone DnaJ, with protein sequence MSKKDYYDILGVPKNAPQDEIKKAYRKLAIKYHPDKNPDNKAAEDKFKEAAEAYEVLSSTDKRQRYDQFGHAGVNGAGGHGDHGQQYSDLGDIFENFGDIFGDLFGNQGRSKKQRAGGPTPQKGHDLSQRAEISLKEAYEGCKKEIKVFHYIPCTACNASGCAAGSKPQGCKPCGGSGSLHYRQGFFAYSQPCTTCHGQGFTIASPCTSCRGQSRVQKHDHFSINIPAGIYDGAELRLQGKGDAGVFGGPSGDLFLVMSVAADQTFTRRDSDLVATLVLTYPQLVLGCQIEMTLLDGSTESIKIPKGCPVGKEIMIPGKGFPDLRGRKRGNLIIVTQCDIPTKINEDIKKALLAYDETLQKHYKGSSSFSSFFKRFLG encoded by the coding sequence ATGAGCAAAAAAGATTATTATGATATTTTAGGCGTCCCTAAAAACGCCCCGCAGGACGAAATTAAGAAGGCCTACCGCAAATTAGCCATCAAATATCATCCTGACAAAAACCCCGACAACAAGGCAGCCGAAGATAAATTCAAGGAAGCCGCTGAAGCGTACGAAGTACTTTCAAGTACCGACAAGCGCCAACGATACGACCAATTTGGCCATGCCGGCGTCAACGGCGCAGGTGGCCATGGCGATCATGGACAGCAGTACTCAGACCTTGGAGATATTTTTGAAAATTTTGGCGACATTTTTGGTGACCTTTTTGGCAACCAAGGACGCAGCAAAAAGCAACGCGCTGGCGGGCCAACCCCACAAAAAGGCCACGATCTTTCTCAACGTGCTGAAATTAGCTTAAAAGAAGCCTACGAAGGCTGCAAAAAAGAAATCAAAGTTTTCCATTACATTCCATGTACCGCCTGCAACGCCTCAGGCTGTGCGGCCGGCAGCAAACCGCAAGGATGTAAACCATGCGGCGGCAGTGGATCTTTGCATTACCGTCAAGGGTTCTTTGCGTACTCGCAACCATGTACCACCTGCCACGGCCAAGGCTTTACGATTGCTTCGCCCTGCACTTCATGCCGTGGACAATCGCGCGTGCAAAAACACGACCATTTTTCCATCAACATCCCAGCCGGCATTTATGACGGCGCAGAATTGCGCTTGCAAGGCAAGGGCGATGCGGGTGTTTTTGGCGGACCATCGGGCGATCTTTTCTTGGTCATGAGCGTTGCGGCCGACCAAACCTTTACGCGCCGCGATAGCGATTTGGTAGCCACGCTGGTACTGACGTACCCGCAATTAGTTTTGGGATGCCAAATTGAAATGACACTACTTGATGGCAGCACGGAAAGTATTAAAATTCCAAAGGGCTGTCCAGTCGGTAAAGAAATTATGATTCCGGGCAAAGGCTTTCCAGATTTGCGCGGTCGCAAACGCGGTAATTTAATTATCGTAACGCAATGCGATATTCCAACCAAAATTAACGAAGATATTAAAAAAGCTTTGCTTGCGTATGACGAAACACTGCAAAAGCATTACAAAGGCTCCAGCAGCTTTTCATCATTTTTCAAACGCTTTTTAGGCTAA
- a CDS encoding VIT1/CCC1 transporter family protein has protein sequence MSDFKNVVKSFHGKYIKSIVYGGLDGIVTTFAVVAGASGASLNPGIILIFGFANLIGDGISMAFGEYVSSRAENEYKQREKVHAESIFHSDFDQEKQRLINSYVGKGFNEQESLQMVSLLAGNKNSFISMTLLERGIVTVEESLFIKSLYTFLSFIVFGIVPLTVYIIAFIFPEVIKHTFLIACFLTAITLFCLGAMKVQVTGKDWVKSGFEMLGIGGFAAMAAYGIGHLLAGLAGQ, from the coding sequence ATGAGCGATTTTAAAAATGTAGTAAAATCATTTCATGGTAAGTATATAAAAAGTATAGTGTATGGTGGACTTGATGGTATTGTAACGACGTTTGCTGTTGTTGCTGGTGCATCTGGAGCGTCTCTCAATCCTGGCATTATTCTTATTTTTGGATTTGCAAATTTGATAGGCGATGGCATTTCAATGGCTTTTGGTGAGTATGTTAGTTCTCGTGCTGAAAATGAATACAAGCAACGCGAAAAAGTACATGCGGAGAGTATTTTTCATTCTGATTTTGATCAAGAAAAACAGCGCCTGATAAATTCATACGTTGGTAAAGGATTTAACGAACAAGAGTCTCTCCAGATGGTTTCGTTGCTTGCTGGTAATAAAAATTCCTTTATTTCCATGACATTGCTTGAACGAGGGATTGTGACGGTTGAAGAATCGTTGTTCATAAAATCGTTGTACACTTTTTTGTCGTTTATTGTTTTTGGTATTGTGCCGTTGACGGTTTATATTATTGCGTTTATTTTTCCTGAAGTTATAAAACATACGTTTCTTATTGCCTGTTTTTTAACCGCGATTACGTTATTTTGTTTGGGTGCTATGAAAGTTCAGGTTACCGGAAAAGACTGGGTTAAGTCTGGTTTTGAGATGCTTGGTATTGGTGGCTTTGCGGCAATGGCCGCTTATGGCATAGGACATTTACTTGCTGGCCTGGCCGGGCAATAG
- a CDS encoding glycosyltransferase gives MNLKIISVLFFLISLAHGTISAVEHEKVKVLFVVEKFPYSLQTFIINQMTGLIDRGFDIKIFAQIAPDSFMPDVLQPYDFTDRVFYRSVPSGQGDFDIILCQLGGSASRCLSLIHKKMLSGKLLVCFRGYDLSGYIKFYRNAYDEVMKKADLLLPVCDYFADRLRSMGAPSNKVITHHSSIDLKKFAFKERSIGPDNVIHLITVCRLVEMKGLEYAIRAVAQVARAHENIEYTIVGGGDLYDSLVQVIEELGMNNKIKLVGRKAHEEVVQLLDQSHIFIHPSITAKNGSQEGIPNGIQEAMAMGLPVVSTYHSGIPELVEHGVSGLLAPEKDVAMLAEHLLYLIKHPDRWAAMGRAGRAKIEQAFDMEKENDILAKLLLSVVSNA, from the coding sequence ATGAATTTGAAAATTATTTCAGTATTATTTTTTTTGATTAGCTTAGCGCATGGGACAATTTCAGCAGTTGAGCACGAAAAAGTTAAGGTGCTTTTTGTTGTTGAAAAGTTTCCCTACAGTTTACAGACATTTATTATCAATCAAATGACCGGCCTTATCGATCGAGGTTTTGACATCAAAATTTTTGCACAGATAGCACCTGATAGTTTTATGCCAGATGTTTTACAACCTTACGATTTTACCGACCGTGTTTTTTATCGTTCTGTACCGTCAGGTCAGGGTGATTTTGATATTATTTTGTGCCAGCTTGGGGGTTCAGCATCAAGGTGTTTATCACTCATTCATAAAAAAATGTTGTCAGGAAAATTGCTCGTTTGTTTTCGTGGTTATGATTTGAGTGGGTATATCAAATTTTATCGTAACGCTTACGATGAAGTGATGAAAAAGGCCGATCTTTTGCTGCCGGTGTGCGATTATTTTGCTGATCGATTGCGATCGATGGGTGCTCCATCAAACAAAGTTATTACGCATCATTCTTCGATTGATCTTAAAAAATTTGCATTTAAAGAGCGTTCGATAGGGCCTGATAATGTTATTCATTTGATCACCGTTTGTCGGTTGGTTGAAATGAAAGGCCTTGAGTATGCCATTCGTGCTGTGGCGCAAGTTGCGCGCGCTCATGAAAATATTGAGTATACGATAGTGGGTGGGGGTGATTTATATGATTCTTTGGTTCAAGTGATCGAAGAGCTTGGTATGAATAATAAAATTAAGCTTGTTGGGCGCAAAGCGCATGAAGAGGTTGTGCAGCTTCTTGATCAATCGCATATTTTTATTCATCCTTCCATCACTGCTAAAAATGGATCGCAGGAAGGGATTCCGAATGGTATTCAAGAGGCAATGGCCATGGGGCTGCCGGTGGTGAGTACGTATCATAGTGGTATTCCAGAATTAGTAGAACATGGCGTTTCTGGTTTGTTAGCGCCCGAAAAAGATGTTGCAATGCTTGCGGAGCATCTTTTGTATCTTATCAAACATCCTGATCGATGGGCAGCGATGGGGCGAGCTGGTCGTGCTAAAATTGAGCAAGCGTTTGATATGGAAAAGGAAAATGATATATTGGCCAAACTTTTATTGAGTGTTGTGTCAAACGCATAA
- a CDS encoding GDP-mannose 4,6-dehydratase has protein sequence MNSFSFNQRMPWLIALLSCVLGLTIWIVCGAESKQPARKKIMITGGAGFIGSHLAQALIARGDGVVIVDNFCPMYDPAWKHRNVALIQADDPEKLCTIYESDILDMEKMSTIMARERPDVICHLAGYADLRASIEKPEEHLAINTQGTLNILQLTRKFGIENLIFASSSSVYGNNTNVPFKEPDDTDRPTSPYAASKKAGELLAYTYHHLFGLRCACLRFFTVYGPRGTPNMAAFKFMDAVHNEKSLVRYDQENSLQRDFTYVGDIVDGIVASIDGLMQRTIGYQVINLGSGSTVSLDEFVNVIEQVVGKGATFVRLPAPRTEMAVTYADISKAQALLGYQPKTSLFDGIKAMYEWYVDEYCKQLVVSRE, from the coding sequence ATGAATTCTTTTTCATTTAACCAACGAATGCCATGGCTGATTGCATTGCTGAGTTGTGTGCTAGGCTTGACGATTTGGATTGTGTGCGGGGCAGAAAGCAAACAGCCGGCCAGAAAAAAAATTATGATTACTGGTGGGGCGGGATTTATTGGCAGCCATCTTGCACAGGCACTTATTGCTCGAGGTGATGGCGTGGTAATTGTTGATAATTTTTGTCCGATGTATGATCCCGCGTGGAAGCATCGTAATGTTGCTTTAATTCAAGCCGATGATCCTGAAAAATTATGCACGATTTATGAATCTGACATTTTGGATATGGAAAAAATGTCGACCATCATGGCGCGTGAGCGGCCCGATGTTATTTGTCATTTGGCTGGCTATGCCGATCTGCGAGCAAGTATTGAAAAACCAGAAGAGCATTTGGCAATCAATACGCAGGGTACTCTCAATATTTTGCAGCTGACCAGAAAGTTTGGCATAGAAAATTTAATTTTTGCTTCCAGTAGTAGTGTTTATGGCAACAATACCAACGTGCCGTTTAAAGAACCCGATGATACCGATCGGCCAACAAGTCCCTATGCTGCCAGTAAAAAGGCGGGCGAATTGTTGGCGTATACCTACCACCATCTTTTTGGTTTACGTTGTGCGTGCTTACGTTTCTTTACTGTATATGGCCCGCGTGGAACCCCCAATATGGCAGCTTTTAAATTTATGGATGCTGTTCATAACGAAAAATCGCTTGTTCGGTATGATCAAGAAAATAGCTTGCAGCGTGATTTTACTTATGTTGGCGATATTGTTGATGGCATTGTTGCATCGATTGATGGGCTTATGCAAAGAACTATTGGCTATCAGGTCATCAATCTTGGGAGTGGTTCAACGGTGTCGTTAGATGAATTTGTTAATGTGATTGAGCAAGTGGTGGGCAAAGGAGCAACGTTTGTTCGATTGCCGGCGCCGCGCACTGAAATGGCGGTTACCTATGCCGATATTTCTAAAGCGCAAGCATTGTTGGGATATCAACCCAAAACGTCGTTGTTTGACGGCATTAAAGCGATGTATGAGTGGTATGTTGATGAGTATTGCAAGCAGTTGGTGGTGAGTAGGGAGTAA
- the tilS gene encoding tRNA lysidine(34) synthetase TilS: MNIANLIAHTKQLIAAHCIENPTVVLGLSGGPDSVFLLHLLAQLHSEGCITLIAAHLDHGWRHNSADDVIFCQKLSANYGIQFFSERALPTKHHGSLEELGRKLRRAFLEKVMREQMADCIALAHHRQDQQETFFLRLLRGSSLTGLRCMNRVNMPYIRPLLETNKNDLVAFLESNSISYLIDPTNQADDFLRNKIRKYVIPALRMCDQRFEQKCESTIKHLQAEDDFLKNLTKQAATLVFASQKTGSLAVLRTCDPVIQRRLIIDLLIKEKASFKPSENFITEVLKFLLNPRGGKHQLSAHWSLIKKQDHFWLKHHQN; this comes from the coding sequence ATGAATATTGCCAATCTGATCGCACATACCAAACAACTTATTGCTGCGCATTGCATAGAAAATCCAACTGTTGTGCTGGGCCTTTCTGGCGGACCAGACTCAGTTTTTTTGCTACATCTGCTTGCTCAACTTCATAGCGAAGGTTGTATTACGCTTATTGCAGCACATCTCGATCATGGCTGGCGACATAACTCGGCCGATGATGTTATTTTTTGTCAGAAGCTATCCGCAAATTATGGTATTCAATTCTTTAGCGAGCGAGCACTCCCTACCAAACACCATGGTTCATTGGAAGAACTTGGCCGGAAGCTGCGTCGCGCGTTTCTTGAAAAAGTAATGCGAGAACAAATGGCAGATTGTATTGCCCTTGCCCACCACCGTCAAGATCAGCAAGAAACGTTTTTTTTACGCTTACTCCGCGGCAGCTCACTTACCGGCCTGCGTTGTATGAACAGGGTCAATATGCCATACATTCGACCCTTGCTCGAAACAAATAAAAACGACCTGGTTGCATTTCTTGAATCAAACAGTATAAGCTATTTGATCGACCCCACCAACCAAGCTGACGATTTTTTACGCAATAAAATTAGAAAATATGTTATCCCTGCCTTACGCATGTGCGACCAACGCTTTGAGCAAAAATGCGAGAGCACGATCAAACATTTACAAGCCGAAGATGATTTTTTGAAAAATCTTACCAAACAAGCAGCAACGCTCGTTTTTGCTTCGCAAAAAACCGGATCTCTTGCAGTACTTCGCACCTGCGATCCTGTCATTCAACGAAGATTAATTATTGATTTGCTCATTAAAGAAAAAGCATCGTTTAAACCAAGCGAAAACTTTATTACCGAAGTACTTAAATTTTTACTCAACCCGCGAGGCGGCAAGCACCAGCTTTCAGCACACTGGTCGCTCATAAAAAAACAAGATCACTTTTGGCTTAAGCACCATCAAAACTAG
- a CDS encoding TonB family protein: MTRGFLENRLDKGDDWLERKGDENKMPSFEELKYLSYEQRINWQLQASWKQNFERNFTARPLQGKAVVEFSINENGQLVCANIIKSSGMRELDDIILATMRHAAPFPPLPKHFNKTVYATGRIISVHAHMFGF, from the coding sequence ATGACGCGCGGTTTTTTAGAAAATCGTCTGGACAAGGGCGATGACTGGCTCGAGCGCAAGGGCGATGAAAACAAAATGCCTTCATTTGAAGAGCTAAAATATTTATCGTACGAACAGCGGATTAACTGGCAACTCCAAGCATCGTGGAAACAAAATTTTGAACGCAATTTTACCGCACGCCCTCTGCAAGGAAAAGCGGTTGTTGAATTTAGCATCAATGAAAATGGCCAGTTGGTATGTGCCAATATTATCAAATCAAGTGGCATGCGTGAACTTGATGATATTATTCTGGCCACCATGCGCCACGCAGCCCCCTTCCCACCACTTCCGAAACATTTCAACAAAACTGTTTATGCAACAGGACGAATTATATCGGTCCATGCGCACATGTTCGGGTTTTAG
- a CDS encoding tyrosine-protein phosphatase, with product MYRTRQLNPTRLEYYLKKYQIKTIINLRGINAHKKWWQQEQVMADKLHVKFFNISMNACSMSSKKNLIKLLTLYKNAPQPILIHCKSGTDRTGEAAALWVLEQQKLSKKIALKHFSFFRHGYIAHRRPAKKFLITIWRNYKWLTHEYNPKNYAHCFS from the coding sequence TTGTACCGCACTCGCCAACTCAACCCCACACGTCTCGAATATTATCTCAAAAAATATCAGATCAAAACGATTATAAACTTGCGCGGCATTAATGCGCACAAAAAATGGTGGCAGCAAGAGCAAGTAATGGCCGACAAACTTCACGTCAAATTTTTCAACATCAGCATGAACGCGTGCAGTATGTCCAGCAAAAAAAATCTGATCAAACTTCTTACGCTCTACAAAAACGCCCCGCAGCCAATTTTAATTCATTGCAAGAGCGGCACCGATCGAACCGGCGAAGCGGCAGCATTGTGGGTCTTGGAACAACAAAAGCTGAGTAAAAAAATTGCCTTGAAACATTTTTCATTTTTCAGGCATGGCTATATCGCACACCGCCGCCCTGCCAAAAAATTTCTCATAACTATTTGGCGTAATTATAAATGGCTCACGCACGAGTACAATCCAAAAAATTACGCTCATTGTTTTTCATAA
- the prfB gene encoding peptide chain release factor 2, with the protein MLIDDLREKLKSVEPDVQAIRHFWEQSQSGPRLAALTQEVNGANFWQHKDRDAISSEYNRLKHLAESYNDVTKTYDDNLEMIELFAENEQELAALEPEINPLCRKIKKFKLELFLNQEGDDKYCYMSINAGAGGTESQDWASMLLRMYLRFCEREGFNVDIIDYQAGEEAGIKSATLYVQKKNATGFLRTENGIHRLVRISPFDSNKRRHTSFAAVSITAEVEDVKIEINEDDLRIDTYRAGGAGGQHVNKTDSAVRITHLPTNIVVQCQNERSQARNKQTAMKLLKARLFERQEDERKAKEGAIKKQKIEWGSQIRSYVLHPYKMVKDHRTDIESPQPDLVLDGDLMMFIEAALLLDAAAASTQSK; encoded by the coding sequence ATGCTCATTGATGATTTACGCGAAAAACTAAAATCGGTTGAACCGGATGTCCAAGCAATCAGACATTTTTGGGAACAGTCCCAGTCAGGACCTCGACTGGCCGCCCTCACTCAAGAAGTGAATGGGGCGAATTTTTGGCAACACAAAGATCGGGACGCTATTTCCAGCGAATACAACCGTCTTAAACATTTGGCTGAAAGTTATAACGACGTAACCAAAACCTACGACGACAATCTTGAAATGATTGAGCTTTTTGCTGAAAATGAGCAAGAGCTTGCGGCTCTTGAACCTGAAATAAATCCTCTTTGCCGTAAAATCAAAAAATTTAAACTCGAGCTCTTCTTAAATCAAGAGGGCGACGATAAATATTGTTACATGAGTATTAACGCTGGTGCTGGCGGCACCGAATCCCAAGATTGGGCGTCGATGCTGCTGCGTATGTACTTGCGCTTTTGCGAGCGCGAAGGCTTTAATGTTGATATTATCGACTACCAAGCCGGCGAAGAAGCGGGCATAAAATCAGCCACTTTGTACGTTCAAAAGAAAAACGCGACCGGCTTTTTACGTACTGAAAACGGTATTCACCGCCTTGTTAGAATTTCACCATTCGATTCGAATAAACGTCGACACACCTCTTTTGCAGCTGTTTCAATAACGGCTGAAGTTGAAGACGTTAAAATTGAAATCAATGAAGACGACTTGCGCATAGACACGTACCGTGCAGGAGGCGCTGGTGGCCAGCACGTCAACAAAACAGACTCGGCCGTACGAATAACCCACCTACCAACTAACATCGTTGTACAATGCCAAAATGAACGTTCCCAGGCACGCAACAAACAAACCGCCATGAAGTTGCTTAAAGCCCGCTTGTTCGAACGACAAGAAGATGAGCGCAAAGCAAAAGAAGGTGCGATCAAGAAACAAAAAATAGAATGGGGCTCCCAAATCAGGTCGTACGTTTTACATCCGTACAAAATGGTCAAAGACCACCGAACTGATATTGAGTCACCACAACCAGATCTCGTACTTGATGGCGATCTGATGATGTTTATTGAAGCAGCATTATTGCTTGATGCCGCTGCGGCATCAACTCAAAGTAAATAA